The Tripterygium wilfordii isolate XIE 37 chromosome 4, ASM1340144v1, whole genome shotgun sequence genome has a window encoding:
- the LOC119997493 gene encoding late embryogenesis abundant protein At5g17165-like produces MAANSSSVSGIRSLGKRVVNQIISTRFHSAFTARKAAHTSVYDKNFEDQVRPAVVPDELIQPESDKYWAPHPKTGVFGPATEHSAAGGGEDGAHSSAVNGGQDSVLEEKAWFRPTSIEDLEKPHLP; encoded by the exons ATGGCCGCCAATTCGAGTAGCGTTAGTGGGATCAGGAGCTTGGGGAAGCGAGTCGTGAACCAGATCATCTCTACTCGCTTTCACTCTGCTTTCACCGCCAG GAAGGCTGCTCACACATCTGTGTATGACAAGAACTTTGAGGATCAGGTACGACCAGCTGTAGTGCCGGATGAACTGATCCAGCCCGAGTCCGACAAATACTGGGCACCACACCCAAAAACTGGTGTATTTGGTCCAGCCACTGAGCACTCTGCAGCCGGTGGTGGGGAAGACGGTGCCCATTCCTCTGCTGTGAATGGTGGTCAAGACTCTGTTTTGGAAGAGAAGGCCTGGTTCCGTCCCACCAGTATTGAAGACTTGGAGAAGCCTCACCTCCCTTGA